From the genome of Nicotiana tabacum cultivar K326 chromosome 2, ASM71507v2, whole genome shotgun sequence:
TGAATTTCAACTGTTAAAATAAAGCTTATGTTGTGATCTCTGGCCATTTGTGCAGTGTATGTAGTGAAGTTCATGTTGGTCATCCACCACATAAGATCAGAACTTGCGACGTTAGTGGCAGTCAGAAGAACAAAGAGCATACATGGCAGAGAGGGGGTGTAGAGCACGTGTTGCCTGTTGTCGAATCTTTTCATCTCTATGACAGGTTGGGAAGAGCTGTTTCACATAATGAGCGACTTGAAGTTGATTGCATCCCAGCCCTTGTGGAATTGTGCATTCAGGCTGGCGTGgatttacctgagtacccaacccgAAGAAGGAAGTTCCCCATTTACCGGGTTGCTGGAAAACTCATAGATTTTGAGAAGAGGTTTCCCAAGGATGATTTATCCGGAAAGGACTTAGAAACTTCTAAATTTAGGGAAACTATAAAGAAGCCAGATGGAGATGGAAAATATTTGAATTTACCATACGATGACATAAAAGGTGCGTCTTTATGTTACTTTCTCAattgtttctcttcaaattctTTCCATTTTGCAATGTGGATTTTCCGATATTGAAAAACATTGCAAGTGATTTCCTCTCACGAGCATCAAGTATGTTAAAGAACTATTGCTTATGGTATGATGAATCCTTCTAGTTTTCATTTTCCGCAACTTATATATGCCTTCTCCAGGATTCGCAATGCGAGGAATGGAAGCTTGGGAGAGTATGCGTACCGGAGTCATACAGCTCATGCAAACGTATGCCGTACAAACATGTGGATATTGTCCTGAGGTGCAGGTTGGGCCAAAAGGTCATAGGGTTAGGCAATGCCAAGCATTCAAGCACCAGATGAGGGATGGACAACATGCTTGGCAAGAGGCAACAATAGATGATCTTCTCTCCACCGTTTATGTTTGGCATGTCCGAAACCCACATGCTGGCCATCTTTTGATTGATTCTTTAAAGAGGTATTACGGAAAGTTACCTGCAGTCGTTGAACTGTTTAGTCAAGCTGGAGCACAGGTTGGAGATGATTACTATTGCATGATGAGGGAAGATGTTGCTGTTCCCGGACCAGATGAAGAAAAGTTGGTTGTATAAAGCTCCAAGATACTGGCCTACGCATTGGTAAATTATTTGAAGCTGTGGCAAGGATGCTCGTACCTTTGGTAAAAGTTACTAATAGGCATTTAGAGTCCTCAAGATGAAGAGGAAACAGCTCAAGATTAATGCTGGCACATATTTACTCTTGATAAGACACTTTATAGAGTTGTTCATTTATCTATTAGATTACTGCCAAAAGATACATCCGAATGAACTGGGTTATGCCAAAATATACATCCGACCTCTTGAGATGCTGGGCTGGTGTGACAGGTGGAGTCAGACAGAAGAAATGGCGGCAGAAGATCCCAGCCTGCATTTGGTGGTCAGTCTGGAACGAGAGGAACTCTAGATGTTTTGAGGATGTTAGCAACTCCATTCAGAAAATCAAAATGAACTGTTTagtgctttttctttttttggtgtaAAGAATGCCCTGTAAATGATAGTAACTCCATACTTGATATCATAGAATACAtccccaaaaaagaaaagaatcccGCCACTACAAAAACTTACAAGGATCACTTTTAGCAGCACAAACTTTGTGctgttttatatttatataatgtTACCATTCTCAAAAAAATTACTGCCAAAGGTGAGATGAGAAAAAAACCAGAGAGGAGTTGGTGGTTTCTGTAACGTTTGAAGCTTCACTTGTGATGTGAATGCTGCATCGCTAGCTATGGAAGAGTAATACAGTTATTTCCGTGACTTTCAGAGGCAGAGAAGCAACATTAGAGTGAGGATGTTT
Proteins encoded in this window:
- the LOC107779914 gene encoding APO protein 3, mitochondrial-like — translated: MSYRRFGSILNLRTNTIISNVKVLSSVSPLYYSTGLEVLPRKLKRDERKPMVTSVNELKRIARLDKQERRVAREVPLRPPENGLLNKELIPLAHQVLASRGLLFACVSRISEDIPIYFCSVCSEVHVGHPPHKIRTCDVSGSQKNKEHTWQRGGVEHVLPVVESFHLYDRLGRAVSHNERLEVDCIPALVELCIQAGVDLPEYPTRRRKFPIYRVAGKLIDFEKRFPKDDLSGKDLETSKFRETIKKPDGDGKYLNLPYDDIKGFAMRGMEAWESMRTGVIQLMQTYAVQTCGYCPEVQVGPKGHRVRQCQAFKHQMRDGQHAWQEATIDDLLSTVYVWHVRNPHAGHLLIDSLKRYYGKLPAVVELFSQAGAQVGDDYYCMMREDVAVPGPDEEKLVV